The Streptomyces sp. NBC_01276 genome contains the following window.
GGACGGCTCTTCCGGTGCCGCGGCCGGCCGGGGTTGCGGATTCTGTGGGTCCGGCGTCATTCGGACAGCGGGTTGAGGACCATGGGGGCGATCTTTCCTTCGAGGATCGCGCCGAGACCCATCACGGCGCACACGTCGGGCCGTTCCGCGATGGCCACGGGCATTCCGGTCGCGTCCCGCAGCATCTGGTCCAGGCCCGGCAGCAGGGCGCTGCCTCCCACCATCATGATCCCCCGGTCCGTCAGGTCCGCGACCAGGTCGGGCGGGCACTCCCGGAGGATCTTGCCGATGCCGTCCAGGACGGCGGTCAGGGGGGTGTGGATGGCGTCCCGGACGGCCGCGGTGTCCACGTGGACGGAGCGGGCGAGTCCCGTGGCCACGTCGCGGCCGTGGATGAGGGTGGAGGCCGGGCCCTCGGCGGTGATGCCGTTGCCGTGCAGGGCCAGTTGCAGGGGGCGCACCGCCTGGCTCGGCAGCATCAGCTCGTGCGCGTGCCGCAGGTGCTGGACCACGGCGTGGTCGATGGCCTCGCCGCCGACGGGGATCCGCTCGGCGGTGACGATCGAGCCGAGGGAGAGGACCGCCACCTGGGTGGCCGCCGCCCCGCACACCATGATCATCGTCGCGGTCGGCTGCTCCACGGGCAGGCCGCAGCCGACGGCCGCCGCGATCAGGGTGTCGACCAGTTCGACGCGGCGGGCGCCGAGCCCGACGAGGGTCTCGACGGTCGCCCGCTGGGCGAGCGGGTCGGCGTCGTGCGGGGTGCAGGCGGCTGCCCGCAGCCGCGGCTTGCGGCGCAGGGCGCGCCGCAGCTTCTCGCCGAGGAGGTGACGCAGCATCCGCTGGGCCATCTCGATGTCGACCACGGTGCCGCCGGAGACGGGCCGTACGACCCGGATGTAGTCGGGCGTGCGGCCCGTCATCCGCTCGGCGAAGGAGCCGACGGCGATGAGCGCGCCGGTCCGCGTGTTCACCGCGGCGACGCTGGGCTCGTCGACGACCAGTCCGGCTCCCTTGACGTAGACGCGGGTCCTGGCGGCCCCCAGGTCGACGGCGACGTGGCAGCGGCGCAACTGCTCAAGACTGACGGTCACGGCAGATCCTCCCGAGTGCGCTGACGCAAGAAGACCGGCGGTTGCCGGTCGCAATTCATATCTTCTCGGGTAAATGGGTCAACCCGCCCGTTGAAATGCTCCGGGTGGGGTGGGGCGCATGCGTCCCGGGGTGCTGCACTGGGGTGGATTTCTGTACCGACAGGCACCACCATGCGCGCACCGCCCGCGCTACCGGCGCGTAACAAGGTAAAGGGGACCCGATGCTGACGACCCGCCAGGCGATCCTGGCCCTCCCGGCCCTCTGCCTCGCCCTCCTCGCGCCCGTCCCGGCCCACGCGCAGGACGCCCCGGCCGTCCGGGCCGCGCCGCGCGTTCCGGTGGTCTTCGTCCACGGCTACAACGCCGACCCTGGCGTCTGGGGCGCCCTGCGCGAGGACCTGCGCGCCGACGGGTACGCGGACTCGGAGCTCTTCTCCTGGGGTTACGACACCCATCAGTCGGTCAACGAGGTGCTCTCCGGACGGCTCGCCGCCTACGTCGACCAGGTCCGCCGGCAGACGGGCGCGGCCCGGGTGGACATCGTCGGCCACTCCTTCGGGTCGCTCGTCAGCCGCTGGTACGTCAGGTTCGGGGGCGGAGCCGCGGCCGTGGACCACTGGGTCTCCCTGGCCGGCCCCAACCACGGCACCTCCACCGCCTGGGCGTGCGCCCTGTGGGACCAGGCGTGCCGGGACATGACCCCCGGGTCGTACGTGGTGAAGAACCTGGCCTCGGGGGACGAGACCCCGGGCGCGGTGAAGTACGCGACGTTCTGGTCGGCGTGCGACGAGGTGGTCAACCCGGACGACAGCGTCCCGCTCGCCGGGGCCCTCAACACGCCGGTCGGCTGCCTGAAGCACAACGACCTGCTCGGCGACGAGGCCACCTCGGCCGGTGTCCGGGCCTTCCTCGCCTCCTAGGCCCTGCGACCCC
Protein-coding sequences here:
- a CDS encoding rod shape-determining protein; protein product: MTVSLEQLRRCHVAVDLGAARTRVYVKGAGLVVDEPSVAAVNTRTGALIAVGSFAERMTGRTPDYIRVVRPVSGGTVVDIEMAQRMLRHLLGEKLRRALRRKPRLRAAACTPHDADPLAQRATVETLVGLGARRVELVDTLIAAAVGCGLPVEQPTATMIMVCGAAATQVAVLSLGSIVTAERIPVGGEAIDHAVVQHLRHAHELMLPSQAVRPLQLALHGNGITAEGPASTLIHGRDVATGLARSVHVDTAAVRDAIHTPLTAVLDGIGKILRECPPDLVADLTDRGIMMVGGSALLPGLDQMLRDATGMPVAIAERPDVCAVMGLGAILEGKIAPMVLNPLSE
- a CDS encoding esterase/lipase family protein, whose translation is MLTTRQAILALPALCLALLAPVPAHAQDAPAVRAAPRVPVVFVHGYNADPGVWGALREDLRADGYADSELFSWGYDTHQSVNEVLSGRLAAYVDQVRRQTGAARVDIVGHSFGSLVSRWYVRFGGGAAAVDHWVSLAGPNHGTSTAWACALWDQACRDMTPGSYVVKNLASGDETPGAVKYATFWSACDEVVNPDDSVPLAGALNTPVGCLKHNDLLGDEATSAGVRAFLAS